The following are encoded together in the Neomonachus schauinslandi chromosome 15, ASM220157v2, whole genome shotgun sequence genome:
- the ASB16 gene encoding ankyrin repeat and SOCS box protein 16 — translation MAEETFPFTSSTRRALRLQQEWLEWEDRRRAAAQQCRSHRCPPSARARLTRPRHCCQDPAVHNALFSGDLRQVQALFQEEDAANMIVETVSNQLAWSAEQGFWVLTPKTKQTVPLTIAAARGYTDCARHLIRQGAELDARVGGRAALHEACAQAESDCVQLLLTFGAKANVLSEEGTTPLHLCTAPESLKCAKLLLEAGATVNVAARDSEVTPLHVAAARGLEEHVALYLEHGAHVYLRTSQGETALNAACAAAEGPGSGGRHQAAARRLLAAGADARAAGRKRHTPLHNACANGCGALAELLLRHGACAGVPNAAGHTPLDCALLAVRDAPGWEPEGLLAALLDYGAQPVRPEMLKHCANFPRALEVLLNAYPCVPSCDTWVEAVLPELWQEHEAFYISALSMVNQPRRLQHLARLAVRAQLGSRCRQAAAHLPLPPVLRDYLLLCVEGRIQ, via the exons ATGGCAGAGGAGACCTTCCCGTTCACCTCCTCCACGCGGCGGGCTCTCCGGCTACAGCAGGAGTGGCTGGAGTGGGAGGACCGGCGGCGGGCCGCGGCCCAGCAGTGCCGTAGCCACAGGTGCCCCCCCAGTGCCCGGGCCCGCCTCACCAGGCCGCGCCACTGCTGCCAAGACCCAGCCGTGCACAACGCTCTGTTCTCCGGTGACCTGCGCCAGGTCCAAGCCCTGTTCCAAGAGGAAGACGCTGCCAACATGATTGTGGAGACTGTGAGCAACCAGCTGGCCTGGTCAGCTGAACAGG GGTTCTGGGTGCTGACCCCCAAGACGAAGCAGACGGTGCCCCTCACCATCGCTGCTGCCCGAGGCTACACTGACTGCGCCCGCCACCTGATCCGGCAGGGAGCTGAGCTGGATGCCCGGGTTGGGGGCCGGGCAGCCTTGCATGAGGCCTGTGCCCAGGCCGAGTCTGACTGTGTGCAGCTGCTGCTGACCTTTGGTGCCAAGGCCAACGTGTTGTCCGAGGAGGGCACGACCCCCTTACACCTCTGCACAGCCCCTGAGTCCTTGAA GTGCGCCAAGCTGCTGCTGGAGGCGGGAGCGACCGTGAACGTGGCGGCGCGGGACAGCGAGGTGACGCCCCTGCACGTGGCGGCGGCTCGTGGCCTGGAGGAGCACGTGGCGCTCTACCTGGAGCACGGAGCCCACGTGTACCTGCGCACCAGCCAGGGCGAGACGGCGCTGAACGCTGCGTGCGCGGCGGCCGAGGGCCCAGGCAGCGGCGGGCGGCACCAGGCGGCAGCGCGCCGGCTCCTAGCGGCCGGGGCTGATGCCCGCGCTGCCGGCCGCAAGCGCCACACGCCGCTGCACAACGCCTGTGCCAACGGCTGCGGGGCCCTGGCCGAGCTGCTGCTGCGCCACGGCGCCTGCGCTGGAGTGCCCAACGCGGCGGGCCACACCCCCCTGGACTGCGCGCTGCTGGCCGTGCGGGATGCCCCCGGCTGGGAGCCCGAGGGCCTCTTGGCAGCGCTGCTGGACTACGGGGCCCAGCCTGTGCGCCCTGAG ATGCTGAAACACTGTGCCAACTTCCCTCGGGCCCTGGAAGTCCTGCTTAACGCCTACCCTTGTGTCCCCTCCTGTGATACCTGGGTGGAGGCAGTACTCCCAGAGCTGTGGCAG GAGCACGAAGCCTTCTACATCTCAGCCCTGAGCATGGTGAACCAGCCGAGGCGGCTGCAGCACCTGGCCCGGCTGGCTGTGCGTGCTCAACTGGGTAGCCGCTGCCGACAGGCCGCTGCTCACCTCCCGCTGCCCCCGGTCCTCAGGGACTACCTGCTGCTGTGTGTGGAGGGGCGGATCCAGTGA